A window from Oncorhynchus mykiss isolate Arlee chromosome 9, USDA_OmykA_1.1, whole genome shotgun sequence encodes these proteins:
- the LOC110532102 gene encoding acetyl-coenzyme A synthetase, cytoplasmic isoform X2: MIPDKAPKEDVFHAGGALKKNAHVPNFENYKELYLKSIENPDEFWGDIAKDFYWKSKHTGQFLDYNFDVTKGEIYIKCMEGATTNICYNVLDRNVHERKLGDKVAFYWEGNEPGDMMKVTYRELLQQVCQFANVLKSQEVKKGDRVSIYMPMVVELVVAMLACVRIGAVHSIVFAGFSAESLCDRILNSQCSLLITADGFYRGDKLINLKVIADDALQKCRDRSFPVQRCIMLKHLSKEVEAIPLVSQSPPAKRPCPDLQEKQRDGVKKIRPVPQVPWNPEVDQCWHSLLSGVSDECEPEWCDSEDPLFILYTSGSTGKPKGVLHTVSGYMLYVATTFKLVFDYQPDDVYWCTADIGWITGHSYITYGPLANGATSVLFEGLPTYPDVSRMWEIVDKYQVTKFYTAPTAIRLLMKYGSEPVQKYNRESLKVLGTVGEPINPEAWQWYYSVVGEKRCPVVDTFWQTETGGHVLTPLPAATPMKPGSATFPFFGVVPAILNESGEELEGPCEGYLVFKQPWPGVMRTVYGNHQRFETTYFQKFPGYYVTGDGCHRDKDGYYWITGRMDDMLNVSGHLLSTAEVESALGEHAAVAEAAVVSRLHPVKGESLYCFVTLTDGVGFNHTLEAELKKQVREKIGAIATPDFIQNAPSLPKTRSGKIMRRVLRKIARNERDLGDLSTLADSSVIEQLFLNRCCGAV, translated from the exons AGTTCTGGGGTGACATTGCAAAAGACTTCTACTGGAAGTCGAAGCACACGGGCCAGTTCTTGGACTACAACTTTGACGTGACGAAGGGGGAGATCTACATCAAGTGCATGGAGGGGGCCACCACCAACATCTGCTACAACGTCCTTGACCGCAACGTTCATGAGCGGAAGCTTGGGGACAAAGTGGCGTTCtactg GGAAGGGAATGAGCCTGGCGACATGATGAAGGTGACCTACAGAGAGCTGCTCCAGCAGGTGTGCCAGTTTGCCAACGTGCTCAAGTCCCAGGAGGTGAAGAAGGGGGACCGTGTGTCAATCTACATGCCCATGGTGGTGGAGCTGGTGGTGGCCATGCTGGCCTGCGTCCGCATCGGGGCTGTGCACTCAATCGTG TTTGCAGGCTTTTCGGCAGAGTCGCTGTGCGATAGGATCCTGAACTCCCAGTGCTCGTTGCTGATCACGGCCG ATGGGTTCTACAGAGGAGATAAGCTGATCAACCTGAAGGTGATCGCTGACGACGCGCTGCAGAAATGCAGGGACCG GAGTTTCCCAGTTCAGAGGTGTATCATGCTGAAACATCTGTCCAAGGAGGTGGAAGCCATTCCCctggtctcccagtccccccCTGCCAAGCGGCCCTGTCCTGACCTGCAG gagaaacagagagacggcGTCAAGAAAATTCGTCCCGTTCCTCAG GTGCCGTGGAACCCAGAGGTGGATCAGTGCTGGCACAGCTTGCTGAGCGGCGTGTCTGACGAGTGCGAGCCGGAGTGGTGTGACTCTGAGGACCCCCTTTTCATCCTCTATACCAGCGGCTCCACGGGGAAACCCAAG GGTGTTCTACACACCGTCAGTGGCTATATGCTCTACGTGGCCACCACCTTCAAGCTGGTGTTTGACTACCAGCCTGACGACGTGTACTGGTGTACGGCCGACATCGGCTGGATCACGGGCCACTCCTACATCACCTATGGACCCCTGGCCAACGGTGCCACCAGCGTCCTG TTCGAGGGTCTGCCCACCTACCCGGATGTGAGCCGCATGTGGGAGATAGTGGACAAGTACCAAGTTACCAAGTTCTACACGGCGCCCACAGCCATCCGCCTCCTCATGAAGTATGGCAGCGAGCCCGTCCAGAA GTACAATCGGGAGTCTCTGAAGGTGCTGGGGACGGTGGGGGAGCCCATCAATCCAGAGGCGTGGCAGTGGTACTACAGCGTGGTCGGGGAAAAGAGGTGCCCTGTGGTCGACACCTTCTGGCAGACTGAGACC GGTGGCCACGTGTTGACTCCTCTTCCTGCTGCCACGCCCATGAAGCCTGGCTCTGCT ACCTTCCCTTTCTTTGGAGTTGTCCCAGCCATTTTGAATGAGTCTGGGGAGGAGCTGGAGGGACCATGCGAGGGTTACCTA GTGTTCAAACAGCCCTGGCCAGGAGTCATGAGGACGGTGTATGGCAACCACCAGAGGTTTGAGACCACCTATTTCCAGAAATTCCCTGGATACTACGTCACTGGTGATG GTTGTCATAGGGACAAGGATGGTTACTACTGGATCACAGGGAGGATGGATGACATGTTGAATGTCTCAG GCCATCTGCTGAGCACGGCAGAGGTGGAGTCAGCCCTGGGAGAGCACGCGGCAGTGGCCGAGGCAGCAGTGGTGAGCCGGCTGCACCCTGTCAAGGGGGAGAGTCTCTACTGCTTTGTCACGCTCACCGATGGAGTCGGGTTCAACCACACCCTGGAGGCCGAGCTCAAAAAACAAG tgagagagaagattGGTGCCATTGCCACCCCCGACTTCATACAGAATGCCCCAAGCCTTCCAAAGACCAGATCAG GTAAGATCATGCGGCGCGTGCTACGTAAGATTGCCCGTAACGAGCGGGACCTGGGGGACTTGTCCACCCTAGCCGACTCCTCGGTCATCGAGCAGCTCTTCCTGAACCGCTGCTGTGGCGCAGTGTGA
- the LOC110532102 gene encoding acetyl-coenzyme A synthetase, cytoplasmic isoform X1, translating to MIPDKAPKEDVFHAGGALKKNAHVPNFENYKELYLKSIENPDEFWGDIAKDFYWKSKHTGQFLDYNFDVTKGEIYIKCMEGATTNICYNVLDRNVHERKLGDKVAFYWEGNEPGDMMKVTYRELLQQVCQFANVLKSQEVKKGDRVSIYMPMVVELVVAMLACVRIGAVHSIVFAGFSAESLCDRILNSQCSLLITADGFYRGDKLINLKVIADDALQKCRDRSFPVQRCIMLKHLSKEVEAIPLVSQSPPAKRPCPDLQQEKQRDGVKKIRPVPQVPWNPEVDQCWHSLLSGVSDECEPEWCDSEDPLFILYTSGSTGKPKGVLHTVSGYMLYVATTFKLVFDYQPDDVYWCTADIGWITGHSYITYGPLANGATSVLFEGLPTYPDVSRMWEIVDKYQVTKFYTAPTAIRLLMKYGSEPVQKYNRESLKVLGTVGEPINPEAWQWYYSVVGEKRCPVVDTFWQTETGGHVLTPLPAATPMKPGSATFPFFGVVPAILNESGEELEGPCEGYLVFKQPWPGVMRTVYGNHQRFETTYFQKFPGYYVTGDGCHRDKDGYYWITGRMDDMLNVSGHLLSTAEVESALGEHAAVAEAAVVSRLHPVKGESLYCFVTLTDGVGFNHTLEAELKKQVREKIGAIATPDFIQNAPSLPKTRSGKIMRRVLRKIARNERDLGDLSTLADSSVIEQLFLNRCCGAV from the exons AGTTCTGGGGTGACATTGCAAAAGACTTCTACTGGAAGTCGAAGCACACGGGCCAGTTCTTGGACTACAACTTTGACGTGACGAAGGGGGAGATCTACATCAAGTGCATGGAGGGGGCCACCACCAACATCTGCTACAACGTCCTTGACCGCAACGTTCATGAGCGGAAGCTTGGGGACAAAGTGGCGTTCtactg GGAAGGGAATGAGCCTGGCGACATGATGAAGGTGACCTACAGAGAGCTGCTCCAGCAGGTGTGCCAGTTTGCCAACGTGCTCAAGTCCCAGGAGGTGAAGAAGGGGGACCGTGTGTCAATCTACATGCCCATGGTGGTGGAGCTGGTGGTGGCCATGCTGGCCTGCGTCCGCATCGGGGCTGTGCACTCAATCGTG TTTGCAGGCTTTTCGGCAGAGTCGCTGTGCGATAGGATCCTGAACTCCCAGTGCTCGTTGCTGATCACGGCCG ATGGGTTCTACAGAGGAGATAAGCTGATCAACCTGAAGGTGATCGCTGACGACGCGCTGCAGAAATGCAGGGACCG GAGTTTCCCAGTTCAGAGGTGTATCATGCTGAAACATCTGTCCAAGGAGGTGGAAGCCATTCCCctggtctcccagtccccccCTGCCAAGCGGCCCTGTCCTGACCTGCAG caggagaaacagagagacggcGTCAAGAAAATTCGTCCCGTTCCTCAG GTGCCGTGGAACCCAGAGGTGGATCAGTGCTGGCACAGCTTGCTGAGCGGCGTGTCTGACGAGTGCGAGCCGGAGTGGTGTGACTCTGAGGACCCCCTTTTCATCCTCTATACCAGCGGCTCCACGGGGAAACCCAAG GGTGTTCTACACACCGTCAGTGGCTATATGCTCTACGTGGCCACCACCTTCAAGCTGGTGTTTGACTACCAGCCTGACGACGTGTACTGGTGTACGGCCGACATCGGCTGGATCACGGGCCACTCCTACATCACCTATGGACCCCTGGCCAACGGTGCCACCAGCGTCCTG TTCGAGGGTCTGCCCACCTACCCGGATGTGAGCCGCATGTGGGAGATAGTGGACAAGTACCAAGTTACCAAGTTCTACACGGCGCCCACAGCCATCCGCCTCCTCATGAAGTATGGCAGCGAGCCCGTCCAGAA GTACAATCGGGAGTCTCTGAAGGTGCTGGGGACGGTGGGGGAGCCCATCAATCCAGAGGCGTGGCAGTGGTACTACAGCGTGGTCGGGGAAAAGAGGTGCCCTGTGGTCGACACCTTCTGGCAGACTGAGACC GGTGGCCACGTGTTGACTCCTCTTCCTGCTGCCACGCCCATGAAGCCTGGCTCTGCT ACCTTCCCTTTCTTTGGAGTTGTCCCAGCCATTTTGAATGAGTCTGGGGAGGAGCTGGAGGGACCATGCGAGGGTTACCTA GTGTTCAAACAGCCCTGGCCAGGAGTCATGAGGACGGTGTATGGCAACCACCAGAGGTTTGAGACCACCTATTTCCAGAAATTCCCTGGATACTACGTCACTGGTGATG GTTGTCATAGGGACAAGGATGGTTACTACTGGATCACAGGGAGGATGGATGACATGTTGAATGTCTCAG GCCATCTGCTGAGCACGGCAGAGGTGGAGTCAGCCCTGGGAGAGCACGCGGCAGTGGCCGAGGCAGCAGTGGTGAGCCGGCTGCACCCTGTCAAGGGGGAGAGTCTCTACTGCTTTGTCACGCTCACCGATGGAGTCGGGTTCAACCACACCCTGGAGGCCGAGCTCAAAAAACAAG tgagagagaagattGGTGCCATTGCCACCCCCGACTTCATACAGAATGCCCCAAGCCTTCCAAAGACCAGATCAG GTAAGATCATGCGGCGCGTGCTACGTAAGATTGCCCGTAACGAGCGGGACCTGGGGGACTTGTCCACCCTAGCCGACTCCTCGGTCATCGAGCAGCTCTTCCTGAACCGCTGCTGTGGCGCAGTGTGA